The Candidatus Zixiibacteriota bacterium genome includes a window with the following:
- the fabF gene encoding beta-ketoacyl-ACP synthase II — translation MRKRIVITGMGIVSPLGSTVDDTWQALLEGKSGVGEITRFDADGFATRIAAEVKDFDPSEFIDKRELRRMDRTEQFSVFSAEQALKNSGLDLDNIDKDRCGVVIGSGIGGIETFENQHGRFMSGGPGRVSPFFIPMMIVDMCAGLVSIRHGFRGPNYATVSACASSAHAISDAFHIIQRDEADIMIAGGAEAAITPTSIAGFCQARAMSTRNDEPQRASRPFDKERDGFVMGEGAATVILESLEHARARGAHIYAELLGTGMTADAHHITAPHPEGYGSSRAMEMALKNAGLKPEDIDYINTHGTATDLGDISETIAIKNVLGEHAKQIPCNSTKSAIGHLLGSAGALELIITIKSITDSMVHPTINLDYPDPLCDLDYVAEGKRAAEINYALSNSFGFGGHNACLVVGKFNGAA, via the coding sequence ATGCGGAAGCGAATTGTTATAACAGGCATGGGTATCGTCAGCCCGTTGGGTTCGACGGTTGACGATACCTGGCAGGCCCTGCTGGAAGGAAAATCCGGCGTGGGTGAAATAACCCGGTTCGATGCCGACGGATTCGCCACTCGCATCGCGGCCGAGGTCAAGGATTTCGATCCGTCGGAGTTCATCGATAAAAGAGAATTGCGGCGGATGGATCGAACCGAGCAGTTTTCGGTCTTTTCGGCCGAGCAGGCTCTTAAAAACAGCGGACTCGATCTCGACAACATCGACAAAGATCGTTGCGGGGTGGTCATCGGCTCGGGGATCGGCGGCATCGAGACATTCGAGAACCAGCACGGCCGTTTCATGAGCGGCGGTCCGGGAAGAGTGTCGCCGTTCTTCATTCCCATGATGATCGTCGATATGTGCGCTGGTCTGGTCTCCATACGCCACGGTTTCCGGGGACCGAACTACGCCACCGTGTCGGCCTGTGCCTCCTCGGCCCATGCGATATCCGACGCCTTCCACATCATTCAGCGCGACGAGGCGGACATTATGATCGCCGGTGGCGCTGAAGCGGCCATAACGCCGACTTCGATAGCCGGCTTCTGTCAGGCGCGAGCCATGTCAACCCGTAACGACGAGCCCCAACGGGCTTCGCGACCGTTTGACAAGGAACGGGACGGATTCGTCATGGGTGAGGGCGCAGCTACGGTTATTCTCGAATCACTCGAGCATGCCCGGGCACGCGGCGCTCATATCTACGCCGAACTTCTCGGCACCGGTATGACCGCCGACGCTCATCACATTACCGCTCCCCACCCCGAAGGCTACGGATCGAGCCGGGCCATGGAGATGGCTTTGAAAAACGCCGGTCTTAAACCGGAGGACATCGATTACATCAACACCCATGGCACAGCCACCGATCTTGGCGACATCTCCGAGACAATCGCCATCAAGAACGTTCTTGGCGAGCATGCAAAACAGATTCCCTGCAACTCCACCAAGTCAGCCATCGGGCATCTGCTCGGTTCAGCCGGCGCGTTGGAGTTGATTATTACAATCAAGTCCATTACCGACAGCATGGTCCACCCGACGATCAACCTCGATTATCCCGATCCACTGTGTGATCTGGATTACGTCGCCGAAGGAAAAAGGGCGGCGGAAATCAACTACGCGTTAAGCAACTCCTTTGGGTTTGGCGGACACAACGCCTGTTTGGTGGTCGGCAAATTCAATGGCGCTGCTTAA
- the acpP gene encoding acyl carrier protein, with protein MSVEEKVKELIVEQLGVEPGQVTDTAKFVDDLGADSLDTVELVMALEEEFGIEIPDEDAEKIVSVVDAVNYINEHSEK; from the coding sequence ATGTCAGTTGAAGAGAAAGTTAAGGAGCTCATCGTTGAGCAGTTGGGCGTAGAGCCGGGGCAGGTTACCGATACGGCTAAGTTCGTCGACGATCTCGGCGCCGACTCTCTCGACACGGTCGAGCTGGTCATGGCTCTCGAAGAAGAATTTGGTATTGAAATTCCGGACGAAGACGCCGAAAAGATCGTCTCCGTTGTGGATGCAGTTAACTATATAAACGAACACTCGGAGAAGTAA
- the fabG gene encoding 3-oxoacyl-[acyl-carrier-protein] reductase, which produces MDFKDKVAIVTGSARGIGRKIAEKLASLGARVVISDIDQSTVETVANEIGGSAIGIKANVTQVDDVTALFERVMEKFSRVDIVVNNAGITRDGLMIRMDPKDWELVLDINLKGSFLVTKTAAKIMMKQRYGRIVNISSIVGLIGNVGQTNYSASKAGLIGLTRSAARELAPRGITVNAVAPGFIETDMTAVLPEAARNAMLDKVALGRIGSADDVAAAVAFLASDDAAYITGQVLPVDGGMTMS; this is translated from the coding sequence ATGGATTTCAAGGACAAAGTTGCCATTGTTACCGGCTCGGCTCGCGGAATCGGACGCAAGATTGCCGAGAAGCTGGCTTCTCTTGGAGCCCGGGTGGTAATAAGTGATATCGACCAGTCCACGGTCGAAACGGTTGCCAACGAAATCGGCGGCAGTGCTATCGGAATTAAAGCGAATGTGACACAGGTCGATGACGTTACGGCCCTGTTCGAACGCGTCATGGAAAAGTTTTCACGGGTGGATATCGTGGTCAATAACGCCGGTATCACCCGTGACGGTTTGATGATAAGAATGGACCCAAAGGACTGGGAACTGGTACTTGACATCAATTTGAAAGGTTCATTTCTTGTCACGAAAACTGCCGCCAAGATCATGATGAAACAACGCTACGGAAGGATCGTCAACATTTCTTCCATAGTAGGTTTGATCGGGAATGTCGGGCAAACCAACTACTCCGCCTCCAAGGCAGGATTGATCGGTTTGACTCGCTCGGCGGCCAGAGAACTGGCACCGAGAGGGATTACGGTCAATGCCGTAGCCCCCGGATTCATCGAAACCGATATGACCGCAGTCCTGCCGGAAGCGGCTCGGAATGCGATGTTGGATAAGGTGGCTCTGGGTCGGATCGGCAGCGCCGATGACGTAGCTGCGGCCGTGGCTTTTCTCGCTTCGGATGATGCCGCCTATATCACCGGTCAGGTATTGCCGGTCGACGGCGGCATGACCATGAGTTAG
- the fabD gene encoding ACP S-malonyltransferase, with the protein MSKTALFFPGQASQYVGMGKDLYDSSEEVRALYELASEELDADIARLSFEGPAEELKRTRFTQPAILLHSLAMLTVLGEDIPDFDFACGHSLGEYGALAVTGVLTYEDAIRAVVKRATLMEEACQTNPGTMAAVLGLDEDTVEQVCQKASSKGVVIPANFNSAIQIAVSGAVPAVEEAAHLAREAGAKRAIILEVGGAFHSPLMASATEPMKNYLEELDFNTPLQPVIANVTAEPAETPEQIRNLLVKQITAPVKWYQTMKYLCDNDVTTIIEVGPGKVLSGLAKRDMRPEKSINLDTLADIETLSALAG; encoded by the coding sequence ATGAGTAAGACTGCTTTATTTTTCCCGGGACAAGCTTCCCAATACGTGGGGATGGGTAAAGACCTTTATGACTCATCAGAAGAGGTCCGGGCGTTGTATGAACTCGCCTCGGAAGAACTGGATGCCGACATCGCCAGGCTGTCGTTCGAAGGCCCCGCTGAGGAACTTAAACGAACCCGTTTCACGCAACCGGCGATTTTACTGCATTCACTCGCCATGCTGACGGTGCTCGGAGAGGACATCCCGGATTTCGACTTCGCCTGCGGGCACTCGCTGGGCGAATACGGCGCACTGGCGGTAACCGGCGTCCTGACTTACGAGGATGCTATCCGCGCCGTTGTCAAACGCGCCACTCTTATGGAAGAGGCCTGTCAGACTAACCCCGGAACCATGGCTGCCGTACTCGGTTTGGACGAGGACACGGTAGAACAAGTTTGCCAAAAAGCCTCGAGCAAAGGTGTCGTTATACCGGCCAATTTTAACTCAGCCATACAAATAGCCGTATCCGGCGCCGTTCCGGCGGTCGAGGAAGCGGCTCATCTCGCCAGGGAAGCGGGCGCCAAACGAGCCATTATTCTTGAGGTAGGCGGCGCGTTTCATTCTCCGCTGATGGCCTCAGCGACCGAGCCGATGAAAAATTATCTCGAAGAGCTGGATTTCAACACCCCGCTCCAGCCGGTGATCGCCAATGTGACGGCCGAACCGGCTGAAACACCGGAGCAAATTCGTAATCTGCTGGTTAAACAAATCACGGCTCCGGTTAAATGGTACCAGACCATGAAATACTTATGCGACAACGACGTCACAACCATCATAGAAGTCGGTCCGGGCAAAGTTCTAAGCGGTCTGGCCAAAAGAGACATGCGCCCGGAGAAATCGATTAACCTGGACACGCTGGCCGATATCGAGACATTGTCCGCATTGGCCGGTTAG
- a CDS encoding beta-ketoacyl-ACP synthase III, whose protein sequence is MEPKIRARIIGTGSYTPPRILTNAELEKIVDTSDEWIVARTGIKERRIADKDTATSDMVVAASKAALEMAGMNGEEIDLVLVATVTPDFRVPSTACCVQEKMNLPNAAAIDIVAACAGFITGLTMAKAHIECGIYKNVLVVGVEKLSCLTNYNDRNTCVLFGDGAGAAVVTATNNGNGILSSYIKSDGKMREWLWAPYGGSRNPIEEGFPFDGSDKIRMAGSEVFKVAVREMTNAALRVIEMAGITPADLSLIVPHQANIRIVEAIAKRLKVGKDRVVLNIDRYGNTSAASIPIALDEANRGGRIKEDDYVLMVAFGGGMIWGAALLRW, encoded by the coding sequence ATGGAGCCAAAAATAAGGGCCAGAATAATCGGGACGGGATCGTACACTCCGCCTCGGATTCTGACTAACGCCGAACTTGAGAAAATTGTCGATACCTCCGACGAGTGGATTGTCGCTCGGACCGGTATCAAGGAACGACGGATTGCCGACAAGGATACGGCCACTTCGGACATGGTCGTAGCCGCATCCAAAGCTGCCCTCGAGATGGCCGGGATGAACGGCGAAGAAATCGACCTGGTTCTCGTCGCCACCGTTACGCCCGACTTTAGAGTCCCCTCCACGGCCTGCTGCGTACAGGAGAAAATGAATCTCCCTAACGCCGCGGCTATTGATATCGTTGCCGCCTGTGCCGGCTTCATTACCGGACTGACCATGGCTAAGGCCCATATCGAATGCGGCATCTACAAGAACGTGCTGGTTGTAGGGGTCGAAAAGCTGTCTTGCCTGACCAATTATAACGACCGTAATACCTGTGTCCTTTTCGGCGACGGAGCCGGAGCGGCAGTGGTCACGGCGACCAACAACGGCAACGGCATTCTCTCCTCATATATCAAGTCCGACGGTAAAATGCGTGAATGGCTCTGGGCTCCGTACGGCGGATCGCGCAATCCGATCGAGGAAGGTTTTCCGTTCGACGGCAGCGACAAAATCAGAATGGCAGGATCCGAAGTTTTTAAGGTGGCCGTGCGCGAAATGACCAACGCCGCCCTGCGAGTGATCGAGATGGCCGGTATTACCCCGGCGGACCTCTCACTAATCGTACCGCATCAGGCCAATATCAGGATCGTTGAGGCCATCGCCAAGCGCCTCAAAGTAGGCAAGGATCGCGTAGTCCTGAACATCGACCGCTACGGGAACACCTCGGCGGCCTCCATCCCCATCGCTCTCGATGAAGCCAATCGCGGGGGCCGGATCAAGGAAGACGATTACGTGCTGATGGTTGCGTTCGGCGGCGGTATGATCTGGGGCGCAGCCCTCTTAAGATGGTAG
- the plsX gene encoding phosphate acyltransferase PlsX — translation MTPDRTHTIALDVMGSDSGEAGIIAGGLEAARRMGKAVHVIFVGRSETINEILQKETDPPTNVSVVHADEEVPMYVTASDGVRMRDSSIKVGLMLVRRKKADAFVSPGNTGAVMGTALLTLGRIQGVVRPAITSVFPTWTGRPIVVLDVGANADSKPVHLSQFAIMGSVYYGIRFNQEAPRVGLISIGEERSKGNELIFNARRLLKDSSINFVGNIEGRDILSGTVDVAVTDGFTGNILLKFAESIQPMLVKSIQHQIQTNIFSRIGAVLLLPFLKRMRNRFDYAEAGGAPLLGVNGVVIICHGASSSRAIYNAIRVAHDMVDREVVGGIREELETNHFGQINGAKNKGQNNRDGIVHSASDSD, via the coding sequence ATGACGCCTGACAGAACACATACCATTGCCCTGGATGTGATGGGTTCCGACAGCGGTGAAGCCGGCATTATCGCCGGCGGGCTGGAGGCTGCCCGTCGCATGGGCAAAGCGGTTCATGTTATTTTCGTCGGACGCTCCGAGACGATTAACGAGATTCTCCAAAAGGAGACCGATCCTCCGACCAATGTCTCGGTCGTGCATGCCGACGAGGAAGTCCCGATGTACGTAACCGCCAGCGACGGCGTACGCATGAGGGATTCCTCCATCAAAGTCGGCCTTATGCTGGTTCGCCGGAAAAAAGCCGACGCTTTCGTTTCGCCCGGCAACACCGGAGCCGTCATGGGCACCGCATTGCTGACCCTGGGACGGATCCAGGGAGTAGTGCGACCGGCTATCACTTCGGTCTTTCCGACCTGGACCGGTCGGCCGATCGTCGTGCTGGATGTGGGCGCCAACGCCGACAGCAAGCCGGTGCACCTGTCGCAGTTCGCCATTATGGGTTCCGTATACTACGGCATCCGTTTCAACCAGGAAGCTCCCCGAGTTGGATTAATTTCCATCGGTGAAGAACGCTCGAAGGGAAACGAGCTTATTTTCAACGCCCGCCGACTGCTCAAAGACTCCTCCATCAATTTTGTGGGGAACATTGAGGGGCGTGATATACTTTCAGGAACGGTGGATGTAGCCGTGACCGATGGTTTCACCGGCAACATTCTCCTGAAGTTCGCTGAATCGATTCAGCCAATGCTGGTTAAATCGATCCAGCATCAGATACAAACGAACATTTTCTCGAGAATTGGCGCCGTGCTGTTGCTGCCTTTCTTGAAACGCATGCGTAACCGCTTCGACTATGCCGAAGCAGGTGGAGCACCGCTCCTGGGCGTCAACGGCGTCGTGATTATCTGCCACGGAGCCTCGAGTTCACGGGCGATTTATAATGCGATCAGGGTGGCCCATGATATGGTCGACCGGGAAGTGGTCGGAGGCATTCGCGAGGAATTGGAAACCAATCATTTTGGACAGATCAATGGAGCCAAAAATAAGGGCCAGAATAATCGGGACGGGATCGTACACTCCGCCTCGGATTCTGACTAA
- the rpmF gene encoding 50S ribosomal protein L32 yields the protein MALPKRRHSRTRGRKRRTNWKLSMPNVVECPHCHQARLPHHICPSCGYYDGRKVLDTGQGA from the coding sequence ATGGCATTACCTAAAAGACGGCACTCCCGCACGCGGGGACGCAAGCGCCGTACCAACTGGAAGCTGTCCATGCCGAACGTGGTGGAGTGTCCCCACTGCCACCAGGCCCGCCTGCCGCACCATATCTGCCCCAGTTGTGGATACTACGACGGCCGTAAGGTTCTCGATACCGGCCAGGGAGCATAA
- a CDS encoding DUF177 domain-containing protein, protein MDLREFAEFPARKRIEGNPSEFKLDYDSIEGVRQILADLSIQRSGEEYFCRGEISATMTLECARCLGTFEVKVVADVDFIACSRSHYDSFRSEAVDSEDYVLFDGMNLVCDITDQVRQALLLCVDMKPLCSEDCRGLCSVCGANLNNGDCNCERKETDPRWSELADLKKKMFSNNKE, encoded by the coding sequence TTGGACCTGAGGGAATTTGCCGAATTCCCCGCCCGAAAGCGGATTGAAGGTAATCCGAGCGAGTTCAAGCTGGATTATGATTCAATCGAGGGTGTTCGACAGATCCTCGCCGACCTGTCGATTCAGCGCTCGGGCGAGGAATATTTTTGTCGGGGTGAAATCTCGGCGACCATGACCCTTGAATGTGCCCGCTGTCTGGGTACGTTCGAAGTGAAAGTTGTCGCTGATGTGGATTTCATCGCCTGCAGCCGGAGCCATTATGATTCGTTCCGGTCGGAGGCCGTCGACAGTGAAGACTATGTCCTGTTCGATGGTATGAACCTCGTGTGCGATATCACGGATCAGGTTCGGCAAGCGTTGTTGTTGTGTGTCGATATGAAACCGCTTTGTTCCGAAGACTGTCGCGGTCTCTGCTCGGTCTGCGGTGCAAACCTTAATAACGGCGACTGCAACTGCGAACGGAAAGAAACAGATCCTCGCTGGTCCGAACTTGCGGATTTGAAAAAAAAGATGTTTTCGAACAATAAGGAGTAA
- a CDS encoding electron transfer flavoprotein subunit beta/FixA family protein, producing MNIVVLIKQVPEIALVKVNEAENKVDLPAGPGTVNPFDEYAVEEALRMKEAHGGTVSVMTVGSDRAESALRACLALGVDEAYLISDAAFEGSDPQAVAKIAAAGIKKLGAYDLILAGKQAIDSDAAQVPAAVAAHLDLPQAMFVKKFETIGDGKATVQRTTEEGHDVVELTLPAVVSVVKEINEPRLPSLKGKMAAKKKTINKWTAADIGIDGSGVGANSGTKVTKVSPPPPRPKGEMIDGETAEEKADKLLAKLKEKQVL from the coding sequence ATGAATATAGTTGTCCTGATCAAACAGGTTCCTGAAATCGCTCTGGTTAAAGTTAACGAAGCCGAAAACAAGGTCGATCTCCCGGCCGGTCCGGGGACGGTCAACCCGTTCGATGAATATGCGGTCGAGGAAGCGCTTCGTATGAAGGAAGCGCACGGCGGGACGGTATCGGTCATGACGGTCGGCAGTGACCGGGCTGAATCGGCCCTGCGAGCCTGTCTGGCGCTGGGTGTCGATGAGGCTTATCTGATTTCCGACGCGGCGTTCGAGGGCTCCGATCCGCAGGCGGTGGCGAAGATCGCGGCAGCCGGGATCAAGAAGCTCGGCGCCTATGATCTCATTCTGGCCGGTAAGCAGGCGATCGACTCCGACGCGGCCCAGGTGCCGGCGGCGGTGGCGGCGCATCTCGATCTGCCGCAGGCGATGTTCGTAAAGAAGTTCGAAACGATCGGCGATGGTAAGGCGACGGTGCAGCGCACAACTGAAGAAGGCCACGATGTGGTCGAGTTGACGCTTCCGGCGGTGGTGTCGGTCGTGAAGGAAATAAACGAACCGCGGCTGCCCTCGCTGAAGGGGAAAATGGCCGCCAAGAAAAAGACGATCAACAAATGGACCGCGGCCGATATCGGTATCGACGGCTCCGGTGTCGGCGCCAACTCCGGCACGAAAGTAACTAAGGTATCACCGCCCCCGCCGCGTCCCAAGGGCGAGATGATCGACGGCGAAACGGCCGAAGAGAAGGCCGACAAGCTGCTCGCGAAGCTCAAGGAGAAGCAGGTTCTCTGA